The Halomicrobium salinisoli genome contains a region encoding:
- a CDS encoding NAD(P)/FAD-dependent oxidoreductase, producing MTEEVRDLVVAGSGVAGLSAAVYAARADLDPLVLEGDEPGGQLTLTTDVENYLGFPEGVGGMELIQRGKEQAEQFGAEFQHGSIESADLDGRPLSLSLSTGETLRTRALIVATGASARWVGAEGEDELMGYGLSTCATCDGAFHRGDDVLVVGGGDSAMEEALFLAKFADSVTVVHRRDELRASEIMADRARDHEDVEFAWNTELVAIDGSREDGVTGATLVSHPEGHPAEKYETGEGANEADEALAVEEVDVGGVFYAIGHEPNTGFLRDTPVDLDDDGYVRTADAGEAWATTATAADGVFAAGDVMDREYQQAVTAAGMGSMAALDVEEWLESEVAAPADSTGSIATEADD from the coding sequence ATGACCGAGGAAGTACGAGACCTCGTCGTCGCCGGCTCCGGCGTCGCCGGCCTCTCGGCGGCCGTCTACGCGGCCCGGGCCGACCTCGACCCGCTCGTGCTCGAGGGCGACGAGCCCGGCGGCCAGCTGACGCTCACCACCGACGTCGAGAACTACCTCGGGTTCCCCGAGGGCGTCGGCGGCATGGAGCTGATCCAGCGCGGCAAGGAGCAGGCCGAGCAGTTCGGGGCCGAGTTCCAGCACGGCAGCATCGAGTCCGCCGACCTGGACGGCCGGCCGCTGTCGCTGTCGCTCTCGACCGGCGAGACGCTCCGGACTCGCGCGCTGATCGTCGCGACGGGCGCCAGCGCCCGCTGGGTCGGCGCGGAGGGCGAGGACGAGCTGATGGGCTACGGCCTCTCGACGTGTGCGACCTGCGACGGCGCGTTCCACCGCGGCGACGACGTACTGGTCGTCGGCGGCGGCGACAGCGCGATGGAGGAGGCCCTCTTCCTCGCGAAGTTCGCCGACTCCGTGACGGTCGTCCACCGCCGCGACGAACTCCGGGCCTCGGAGATCATGGCCGACCGCGCTCGCGACCACGAGGACGTCGAGTTCGCCTGGAACACGGAGCTCGTGGCCATCGACGGCTCCCGAGAGGACGGCGTGACCGGCGCGACGCTCGTCTCGCACCCGGAGGGCCACCCCGCCGAGAAGTACGAGACCGGCGAGGGCGCGAATGAAGCCGACGAGGCCCTCGCGGTCGAGGAAGTCGACGTCGGCGGCGTGTTCTACGCCATCGGCCACGAGCCCAACACCGGCTTCCTCCGGGACACGCCGGTCGACCTCGACGACGACGGGTACGTCCGGACCGCCGACGCCGGCGAGGCGTGGGCGACGACGGCGACGGCCGCCGACGGCGTCTTCGCGGCGGGCGACGTGATGGACCGCGAGTACCAGCAGGCGGTCACCGCTGCCGGCATGGGCAGCATGGCCGCTCTGGACGTCGAGGAGTGGCTCGAATCAGAGGTCGCGGCGCCGGCGGACAGTACCGGATCGATCGCGACGGAGGCCGACGACTGA
- a CDS encoding DUF7512 family protein, whose translation MFGLESATGVVGALLVIGIVLLEAIVLYVGYGLLEKLFGPALVDAVRGER comes from the coding sequence ATGTTCGGGCTTGAGAGCGCGACCGGCGTCGTCGGTGCGCTCCTCGTTATCGGCATCGTACTACTCGAGGCGATCGTGCTGTACGTCGGCTACGGGCTGCTAGAGAAGCTCTTCGGACCGGCACTGGTCGACGCAGTGCGGGGTGAACGATGA
- a CDS encoding helix-turn-helix domain-containing protein → MPDSMSEQLQRDMECEGLLECFHGLKQLDRECFRALVETEEPLTVDEIAEAVDRERSTAYRAVQRLLQTGFIQKEQINYDQGGYYHVYYPTDPSQIADDMQRMLNDWYAKMGQLIQEFENKYEQADATPQSVEG, encoded by the coding sequence ATGCCGGATTCGATGTCGGAACAACTGCAGCGGGACATGGAGTGCGAGGGGCTCCTGGAGTGTTTCCACGGGCTGAAACAGCTCGACAGGGAGTGCTTCCGGGCGCTCGTCGAGACGGAGGAACCGCTCACCGTCGACGAGATCGCCGAGGCGGTCGATCGCGAACGCTCGACCGCCTACAGGGCGGTCCAGCGGCTGCTCCAGACGGGGTTCATCCAGAAGGAGCAGATCAACTACGATCAGGGCGGCTACTACCACGTCTACTACCCCACCGACCCGTCGCAGATCGCCGACGACATGCAGCGCATGCTCAACGACTGGTACGCCAAGATGGGCCAGCTCATCCAGGAGTTCGAGAACAAGTACGAGCAGGCGGACGCGACGCCCCAGTCGGTCGAGGGGTAG
- a CDS encoding sulfite exporter TauE/SafE family protein → MIELFGVSVAVLALFAGFGVLIGLLFGFFGMGGSFLVTPALMVMGYETDVAVASGLAFVFATSVIATLKHRDLGQVDYKFGVLMIAGTSAGIEVGKIGLHWLQDLGLADTVVSVIYVALLGGIGAFITYTALTGDGDGGVSHDAEGEIDAEDIPEIAKTIQSYRIPPMVGLRGGVTVSLWMILGVAFATGLLSGFLGVGGGFIRMPALFYLIGVPVPVAVGTDLFEIVFSGGIGSFLYAMDGAVDLSIVVPLLAGSAGGARIGAAATSLVDEDEIKVYFGVMLLLGALAVALRKIGTFADVPVLQTVSLVVILGAATLVAGAVVVSSVQALRTEAGSTTSFAD, encoded by the coding sequence ATGATCGAGCTGTTCGGCGTCTCCGTGGCGGTGCTGGCGCTGTTCGCCGGCTTCGGCGTGCTGATCGGCCTCCTGTTCGGCTTCTTCGGGATGGGCGGGTCGTTCCTCGTCACGCCGGCGCTGATGGTGATGGGCTACGAGACCGACGTCGCCGTCGCGTCCGGGCTGGCGTTCGTGTTCGCCACCTCGGTCATCGCGACGCTGAAACACCGCGACCTCGGACAGGTCGACTACAAGTTCGGCGTGCTCATGATCGCCGGCACGTCGGCCGGAATCGAGGTCGGCAAGATCGGCCTCCACTGGCTGCAGGACCTCGGCCTCGCCGACACCGTGGTCAGCGTCATCTACGTCGCCCTCCTGGGCGGCATCGGCGCGTTCATCACCTACACCGCCCTGACGGGCGACGGCGACGGCGGCGTCAGCCACGACGCCGAGGGCGAGATCGACGCCGAGGACATCCCCGAGATCGCGAAGACGATCCAGTCCTACCGGATCCCTCCGATGGTCGGCCTCCGCGGCGGCGTCACCGTGTCGCTGTGGATGATCCTCGGCGTCGCGTTCGCGACGGGCCTGCTGTCCGGGTTCCTCGGCGTCGGCGGCGGCTTCATCCGCATGCCCGCGCTGTTCTACCTGATCGGCGTGCCCGTCCCGGTCGCGGTCGGGACCGACCTGTTCGAGATCGTCTTCTCGGGCGGGATCGGGAGCTTCCTGTACGCGATGGACGGCGCGGTCGACCTCTCGATCGTCGTCCCCCTGCTGGCCGGGAGCGCCGGCGGCGCCCGGATCGGGGCCGCGGCGACCAGCCTCGTCGACGAGGACGAGATCAAGGTGTACTTCGGCGTGATGCTCCTGCTCGGTGCGCTGGCGGTCGCGCTCCGCAAGATCGGGACGTTCGCCGACGTGCCGGTCCTCCAGACCGTCTCGCTGGTCGTCATCCTCGGCGCCGCGACGCTCGTCGCCGGGGCCGTCGTGGTCAGCTCCGTGCAGGCGCTCCGCACTGAGGCTGGCTCGACAACCAGTTTCGCCGACTGA
- a CDS encoding YeeE/YedE family protein — protein MTDDRHPLFKPLIFVGGLVFGFGLGFSQMARPEVVLNFLQFEDFGLVFVMFGAAIVSGIAFALLPRLRDRAPLTGDTYERRLKPLDRNVLVGGAIFGVGWGLSGICPGAAYASLGVGNVTILWALAGMFVGAYLQGYWRSRSTDAAPATAGAD, from the coding sequence ATGACCGACGACCGTCATCCCCTGTTCAAGCCGCTGATCTTCGTCGGCGGCCTGGTCTTCGGGTTCGGGCTCGGGTTCAGCCAGATGGCGCGCCCGGAGGTCGTGCTGAACTTCCTCCAGTTCGAGGACTTCGGACTGGTGTTCGTCATGTTCGGCGCCGCGATCGTCTCCGGGATCGCCTTCGCACTCCTCCCCCGGCTGCGCGACCGCGCGCCGCTCACCGGCGACACCTACGAACGCCGGCTGAAGCCCTTGGACCGGAACGTCCTGGTCGGCGGGGCGATCTTCGGCGTCGGGTGGGGCCTGTCGGGCATCTGTCCCGGCGCGGCCTACGCCAGCCTCGGGGTCGGCAACGTGACGATCCTCTGGGCGCTGGCCGGCATGTTCGTCGGCGCCTACCTCCAGGGGTACTGGCGGAGCCGCTCGACCGACGCAGCGCCCGCGACCGCGGGTGCCGACTAA
- a CDS encoding MBL fold metallo-hydrolase: MNADDFPTPDVEIDSIEPETLKGRIDDGEDVTLLDTRMESEYDEWRIDGETVESINVPYFEFLDEEIDDEVLAQVPDDREVTVVCAKGGSSEYVAGELAERGYDVNHLEEGMNGWASIYEAVEVEGYDGAGTLLQYQRPSSGCLGYLLYDDGEAAIIDPLRAFTDRYLDDADDLGVDLQYALDTHVHADHISGVRALAEEDIEGVIPEAAVDRGVTYADELTTAADGDTFAVGDATIEAVYTPGHTTGMTSYLVDDSLLATGDGLFVESVARPDLEEGDEGAPEAARLLYESLQERILSLPDDTLVGGAHFSDAAEPAADGTYTAPIGDLVDEMDALTMEEDEFVDLILSDMPPRPANYEDIIATNLGQNEVDDDEAFTLELGPNNCAASQESLADD; the protein is encoded by the coding sequence ATGAACGCTGACGACTTTCCCACCCCGGACGTCGAGATCGACTCGATCGAACCGGAGACGCTGAAAGGCCGCATCGACGACGGCGAGGACGTTACGCTCCTCGACACGCGGATGGAGTCGGAGTACGATGAGTGGCGCATCGACGGCGAGACCGTCGAGTCGATCAACGTCCCGTACTTCGAGTTCCTCGACGAGGAGATCGACGACGAGGTCCTCGCGCAGGTCCCCGACGACCGCGAGGTCACGGTGGTCTGTGCGAAAGGCGGCTCGAGCGAGTACGTCGCCGGCGAGCTCGCCGAGCGCGGCTACGACGTCAACCACCTCGAGGAGGGCATGAACGGCTGGGCGAGCATCTACGAGGCCGTCGAGGTCGAGGGCTACGACGGCGCCGGCACGCTGCTACAGTACCAGCGTCCCTCTTCGGGCTGTCTGGGCTACCTGCTGTACGATGACGGCGAGGCCGCCATCATCGACCCGCTGCGAGCCTTCACCGACCGCTACCTTGACGACGCCGACGACCTCGGCGTCGACCTGCAGTACGCGCTGGACACGCACGTTCACGCCGACCACATCTCGGGCGTGCGTGCCCTCGCCGAGGAAGACATCGAGGGCGTGATCCCCGAGGCCGCCGTCGACCGCGGCGTCACCTATGCGGACGAGCTGACGACCGCAGCGGACGGCGACACGTTCGCGGTCGGCGACGCCACCATCGAGGCCGTCTACACGCCCGGCCACACCACTGGGATGACCTCGTACCTCGTCGACGACAGCCTGCTCGCGACCGGCGACGGGCTGTTCGTCGAGAGCGTCGCCCGCCCCGACCTCGAGGAGGGCGACGAGGGCGCGCCCGAGGCCGCCCGGCTACTCTACGAGTCGCTGCAGGAGCGGATCCTGTCGCTGCCCGACGACACGCTCGTCGGCGGCGCCCACTTCAGCGACGCGGCCGAGCCCGCCGCCGACGGCACCTACACGGCGCCGATCGGCGACCTCGTCGACGAGATGGACGCGCTCACGATGGAGGAGGACGAGTTCGTCGACCTGATCCTCTCGGACATGCCGCCGCGGCCGGCCAACTACGAGGACATCATCGCGACGAACCTCGGGCAGAACGAGGTCGACGACGACGAGGCGTTCACGCTCGAACTCGGCCCGAACAACTGCGCCGCGAGCCAGGAATCGCTCGCGGATGACTGA
- a CDS encoding inorganic phosphate transporter has product MDVATVTLFLVAGLASLFMAWVIGAGSSGATPFAPAVGANAVSTMRAAFVVGILGFAGAVTQGANVSEAVGSGLIGGVSLPATGVIVVLAIGAGLMAVGIRTGYPIATAFTVTGSVVGVGLALGGTPVWSKYLQIGSVWVLTPFVGGGVAYAIASVLPREDVPEEYSVPLLAGLVGAVLANVEFAMLGPGGTAGSLSRVVGRSLGVAGPAVTATVTLAVAAAIAAVVAWDVGRDQAGGLRRVLLSLGSLVAFSAGGSQVGLAVGPLLPLLDDGVVPTVAILAGGGLGILVGSWTGAPRMIKSLAQDYSSLGPRRSISALVPSFLIAQLAVLLGVPVSFNEIVVSAIIGSGAAVGGGDAVGARKLAVTVGAWVASFAVAFALGYGAVVVLPVA; this is encoded by the coding sequence ATGGACGTAGCCACAGTCACGCTGTTCCTCGTCGCCGGGCTCGCGAGCCTGTTCATGGCGTGGGTCATCGGCGCCGGCTCCAGCGGCGCGACGCCGTTCGCGCCGGCGGTCGGTGCCAACGCCGTCTCGACGATGCGCGCCGCGTTCGTCGTCGGGATCCTCGGGTTCGCCGGCGCCGTGACGCAGGGCGCGAACGTCTCCGAGGCCGTCGGGAGCGGCCTGATCGGCGGCGTCAGTCTCCCTGCCACCGGCGTCATCGTCGTGCTGGCGATCGGCGCCGGCCTCATGGCCGTCGGGATCAGGACGGGCTATCCGATCGCGACGGCCTTCACCGTCACTGGGTCGGTCGTCGGCGTCGGGCTGGCGCTCGGGGGGACGCCGGTCTGGTCGAAGTACCTCCAGATCGGGAGCGTCTGGGTGCTGACGCCGTTCGTCGGCGGCGGCGTCGCCTACGCCATCGCGAGCGTGCTCCCGCGCGAGGACGTTCCCGAGGAGTACAGCGTCCCCCTGCTCGCAGGGCTGGTCGGCGCCGTCCTCGCCAACGTCGAGTTCGCAATGCTCGGCCCTGGCGGGACGGCCGGTTCGCTCTCGAGAGTCGTGGGCCGCTCGCTGGGCGTCGCCGGCCCGGCGGTCACGGCGACCGTCACGCTGGCGGTCGCCGCGGCGATAGCGGCCGTCGTCGCCTGGGACGTCGGCCGCGACCAGGCCGGTGGTCTCAGGCGAGTCCTGCTCTCGCTGGGGTCGCTGGTGGCCTTCTCCGCCGGCGGCAGCCAGGTCGGCCTCGCCGTCGGCCCCCTGTTGCCGCTGCTCGACGACGGCGTCGTCCCGACGGTGGCCATCCTCGCGGGCGGCGGCCTCGGCATCCTCGTCGGCTCGTGGACGGGCGCGCCGCGGATGATCAAGTCCCTCGCGCAGGACTACTCGTCGCTGGGGCCGCGGCGGTCCATCTCCGCGCTCGTCCCCTCCTTCCTCATCGCGCAACTGGCCGTGCTGCTGGGCGTCCCGGTCTCGTTCAACGAGATCGTCGTCAGTGCGATCATCGGCAGCGGGGCGGCCGTCGGCGGCGGTGACGCCGTCGGCGCCCGGAAGCTGGCCGTGACCGTCGGCGCGTGGGTCGCGTCGTTCGCCGTCGCGTTCGCGCTCGGCTACGGCGCGGTCGTGGTGCTCCCGGTGGCCTGA
- a CDS encoding sulfurtransferase TusA family protein: MSSEFDVTETLDVKGASCPMPVVKTKSAVDDLAEDDVLEVLATDSGSMSDIDGWADGTAGVELLDQVEDGDVYKHYVRKTE; this comes from the coding sequence ATGAGTTCGGAATTCGACGTTACGGAGACGCTCGACGTGAAAGGCGCATCGTGTCCCATGCCGGTCGTGAAGACCAAGTCCGCGGTCGACGACCTCGCCGAGGACGACGTCCTCGAAGTGCTGGCGACCGACTCCGGCAGCATGAGCGACATCGACGGCTGGGCGGACGGCACAGCGGGCGTCGAACTCCTCGACCAGGTCGAGGACGGAGACGTCTACAAGCACTACGTGCGCAAGACGGAGTGA
- a CDS encoding YeeE/YedE family protein — protein MVTDPVALQLTAELFPSGISRYAVGGLLVGLGTVLIYVGTGIPAGASTFLESTLSYVSDQSRFQQYVGSRDWRLVFTAGIVLGGLAFAATVQSGLITTSLYEPGTTGQLYEVAGVTLWQTDVQPWRLFVGGVLVGIGTRIGKGCTSGHGVCGVGSASKTSIVGVLTFLTVAIGTAQIVAALGVSP, from the coding sequence ATGGTGACTGATCCAGTCGCGCTCCAGCTTACCGCCGAGCTGTTCCCCAGCGGGATCAGCCGCTACGCCGTCGGCGGCCTGCTCGTCGGCCTCGGGACCGTGCTGATCTACGTCGGCACGGGGATCCCCGCCGGGGCGAGCACGTTCCTGGAGTCGACGCTGTCGTACGTTTCCGACCAGTCGCGGTTCCAGCAGTACGTCGGCTCCCGGGACTGGCGACTCGTGTTCACGGCCGGCATCGTCCTGGGCGGGCTCGCGTTCGCCGCGACCGTCCAGTCCGGCCTGATCACGACGTCGCTGTACGAGCCCGGGACGACCGGCCAGCTGTACGAGGTCGCCGGCGTGACGCTGTGGCAGACCGACGTCCAGCCCTGGCGGCTGTTCGTCGGCGGCGTCCTGGTCGGGATCGGCACCCGGATCGGCAAGGGCTGCACGTCCGGCCACGGGGTCTGCGGCGTCGGCTCGGCGTCGAAGACGTCGATCGTCGGCGTGCTGACGTTCCTGACCGTGGCGATCGGGACGGCCCAGATCGTCGCCGCGCTGGGGGTGAGCCCATGA
- the trxA gene encoding thioredoxin: MTVDTAAEESIDTPTEPVHVDGESDLDEVVGDDGVVLADFYADWCGPCQMLEPVVERLAAETDATVAKVDVDANQQLAGVYGVRGVPTLILFADGEQVEEVVGVQGEDELQALVERYTE; encoded by the coding sequence ATGACAGTCGACACCGCAGCCGAGGAGAGTATCGATACGCCCACCGAGCCGGTCCACGTTGACGGCGAGTCCGACCTCGACGAGGTAGTCGGGGACGACGGCGTCGTCCTCGCGGACTTCTACGCCGACTGGTGCGGGCCGTGCCAGATGCTCGAGCCCGTGGTCGAGCGCCTCGCCGCCGAGACCGACGCGACCGTCGCGAAGGTCGACGTCGACGCGAACCAGCAGCTCGCCGGGGTCTACGGCGTCCGGGGTGTCCCGACACTGATCCTGTTCGCCGACGGCGAGCAGGTCGAGGAGGTCGTCGGGGTGCAGGGCGAAGACGAACTGCAGGCGCTCGTCGAGAGGTACACCGAGTAA